Proteins found in one Abyssibius alkaniclasticus genomic segment:
- a CDS encoding dimethylsulfoniopropionate demethylase, with amino-acid sequence MSAPLLSPSRRLRRTPFSSGVEAAGVKAYTVYNHMLLPTVFRSVEEDYHHLKQAVQVWDVACERQVEIRGPDAGKLMQMLTPRDLRRMVAGQCYYVPIVDETGGMLNDPVAVKLADDRWWISIADSDLLYWVKGLAFGYRLDVLVDEPDISPLAVQGPRAEALMARVFGDAVKDIRFFRFAHFDFQGRDMVVARSGYSKQGGFEIYVNGSDMGMPLWNALMEAGRDLDVHAGCPNLIERIESGLLSYGNDMTDDNTPHECGLGRFCDTQSAIGCIGRDALLRVAKEGPVQQIRSLAIEGDRLGLCDRYWPLCTPAGEQVGRVSSAAYAPDFGTNVALGMVRMTHWDAGTTLVVHTPGGKRGCVVQEKPFN; translated from the coding sequence GTGAGCGCGCCGCTGCTTTCACCCTCGCGCCGGTTGCGGCGCACGCCATTCTCAAGCGGGGTCGAGGCGGCGGGGGTCAAGGCCTATACGGTCTATAACCACATGCTTTTGCCCACGGTGTTCCGCTCGGTCGAGGAAGATTACCACCATCTGAAACAGGCGGTGCAGGTTTGGGATGTAGCCTGCGAGCGGCAGGTGGAAATTCGTGGCCCCGATGCCGGCAAGCTGATGCAGATGCTCACCCCGCGCGATTTGCGCCGCATGGTGGCCGGGCAGTGCTATTATGTGCCGATTGTCGATGAAACCGGCGGGATGCTGAATGACCCGGTTGCCGTGAAGCTGGCCGACGACCGGTGGTGGATTTCCATTGCCGATAGTGACCTGCTTTACTGGGTGAAGGGGCTGGCCTTTGGCTACCGGCTGGATGTGCTGGTGGACGAGCCGGACATCTCGCCGCTGGCCGTGCAGGGGCCAAGGGCCGAGGCGCTGATGGCGCGGGTCTTTGGGGATGCGGTGAAGGATATCCGCTTCTTTCGTTTCGCGCATTTCGATTTTCAGGGCCGCGACATGGTTGTGGCGCGCTCGGGCTATTCCAAGCAGGGCGGGTTCGAGATTTATGTGAACGGCTCCGATATGGGAATGCCGCTGTGGAACGCGCTGATGGAGGCGGGGCGCGATCTGGATGTTCATGCCGGCTGCCCCAACCTGATCGAGCGGATCGAGAGCGGCTTGCTGAGCTATGGCAATGACATGACCGATGACAACACCCCGCATGAATGCGGGCTGGGGCGGTTTTGTGATACGCAAAGCGCGATTGGCTGTATCGGGCGCGATGCGCTGTTGCGCGTGGCCAAGGAAGGCCCGGTGCAGCAGATCCGCTCGTTGGCCATCGAGGGCGACAGGCTGGGGCTGTGTGACCGCTACTGGCCGCTTTGCACGCCTGCGGGCGAGCAGGTGGGCCGGGTGAGTTCGGCGGCATACGCGCCCGATTTTGGCACGAATGTTGCCCTTGGCATGGTGCGCATGACCCATTGGGATGCGGGCACCACGCTTGTGGTGCATACGCCCGGCGGGAAACGCGGTTGCGTGGTGCAGGAAAAACCCTTCAACTAG
- a CDS encoding DinB family protein produces MITPEFARMMARYNSWQNGQMAAAMAELDEAALRAARGAFFGSILRTASHVLWGDTIWMSRFQGVEPPAVSIAQSPEMFGEFEGWQQARLAMDARIEAWAGRLEQGDIDADLTWYSGLSKAEMRKPMSVLVVHLFNHQTHHRGQISAMLTAAGQAQGPTDLPWMPS; encoded by the coding sequence ATGATCACACCGGAATTTGCACGCATGATGGCGCGCTATAACAGCTGGCAGAACGGGCAGATGGCTGCGGCGATGGCAGAGCTGGATGAGGCGGCGCTCAGGGCCGCGCGCGGGGCGTTTTTCGGGAGCATCCTGCGCACGGCCAGCCATGTGCTGTGGGGCGACACGATCTGGATGTCGCGCTTCCAGGGGGTTGAGCCGCCTGCCGTGAGCATTGCGCAAAGCCCCGAAATGTTTGGCGAATTCGAGGGCTGGCAGCAGGCGCGTCTGGCGATGGATGCGCGCATAGAAGCCTGGGCGGGCAGGCTGGAGCAGGGCGATATCGATGCCGATCTGACCTGGTATTCCGGCCTGTCAAAGGCAGAAATGCGCAAGCCGATGTCGGTTCTGGTCGTGCATCTGTTCAACCATCAAACGCATCATCGCGGGCAGATTTCTGCTATGCTGACCGCGGCAGGCCAGGCGCAAGGCCCGACCGACCTGCCCTGGATGCCAAGCTAG
- a CDS encoding AMP-binding protein: MRADYEALKPCRANYVPLTPLSFLARAAQVFPDDDAVIYGSYRATWRQVQARISALADSLRARGIGLGDTVSVICPNIPQMFECHYAVPLAGAVLHSINTRLEADTIAYMLGHADSKLVLCDSAFAPLLRAALALLGRDIPVVDIIDDQAGQGPGFGGDDYEALVAAGDAGFAGVPVEDEWQAIALNYTSGTSGRPKGVVYHHRGAYLMALGTAAGWSLPQRPTYMSIVPMFHCNGWNHPWAMPIMGARMVFVRDTTAVKMYEAIRAHKVTHFGAAPIILQMLADAPKDVKGGFDHVVNAFTAGAPPPAAVLEKMRALGFAVMHVYGLTETYGHVTQCIAREDWADLPAEQQAEMAARQGVGFPMLEAVDVVDRETGAPVPEDGETQGEIVMRGNVVMSGYYKDAAATGAAFKDGWFWSGDAAVKFPGGQVKIRDRLKDVIISGGENISSVEVEGVLFRHPAVALAAVVAMEDAKWGEVPCAFVELREGASATEAEIIAFCRERLAGFKCPKAVRFEELPKTSTGKIQKFQLRARLSA; the protein is encoded by the coding sequence ATGCGCGCCGATTATGAAGCCCTGAAGCCATGCCGTGCGAATTACGTGCCGCTGACGCCACTGTCGTTTCTGGCGCGGGCGGCACAGGTATTCCCCGATGATGATGCGGTGATTTATGGCAGCTACCGCGCGACGTGGCGGCAGGTGCAGGCGCGCATATCCGCGCTGGCCGATAGCCTGCGCGCCCGTGGCATTGGGCTTGGCGACACGGTTTCGGTGATCTGCCCGAATATTCCGCAAATGTTTGAATGCCATTATGCCGTGCCGCTGGCGGGGGCGGTGCTGCACAGCATCAATACACGGCTGGAGGCCGACACCATCGCCTATATGCTGGGCCATGCCGATAGCAAGCTGGTTTTGTGCGACAGCGCCTTTGCGCCGCTATTGCGCGCGGCGCTCGCGCTGCTGGGGCGCGATATTCCGGTGGTCGATATTATCGATGACCAGGCCGGGCAGGGGCCGGGCTTTGGCGGCGATGATTACGAGGCGCTTGTGGCGGCGGGCGATGCGGGGTTTGCGGGCGTGCCGGTGGAAGATGAATGGCAGGCGATTGCGCTGAATTATACATCCGGCACGTCGGGAAGGCCGAAGGGCGTGGTTTACCACCATCGCGGCGCTTACCTGATGGCGCTGGGCACGGCGGCGGGCTGGAGCCTGCCGCAACGCCCGACCTATATGTCGATCGTGCCGATGTTCCATTGCAACGGCTGGAACCACCCCTGGGCCATGCCGATCATGGGCGCGCGCATGGTGTTTGTGCGCGATACCACGGCGGTGAAAATGTATGAGGCGATCCGCGCCCACAAGGTTACGCATTTCGGTGCCGCGCCGATCATTCTGCAAATGCTGGCCGATGCGCCCAAGGATGTGAAGGGCGGGTTCGACCATGTGGTCAACGCCTTTACCGCCGGCGCACCACCCCCCGCCGCCGTGCTGGAAAAGATGCGCGCGCTGGGCTTTGCGGTGATGCATGTTTACGGGCTGACCGAAACCTATGGCCATGTCACCCAGTGCATTGCGCGCGAGGACTGGGCCGATCTGCCCGCCGAGCAGCAGGCCGAAATGGCGGCGCGCCAGGGTGTGGGCTTTCCGATGCTGGAGGCCGTGGATGTGGTGGACCGCGAAACCGGCGCGCCCGTGCCCGAGGATGGCGAGACACAGGGCGAGATCGTGATGCGCGGCAATGTCGTCATGTCGGGCTATTACAAGGATGCGGCGGCAACGGGCGCGGCGTTCAAGGACGGCTGGTTCTGGTCGGGCGATGCGGCGGTGAAATTCCCCGGCGGGCAGGTGAAAATCCGCGACCGGCTGAAGGATGTGATCATTTCGGGCGGCGAGAATATATCCTCGGTCGAGGTGGAGGGCGTGCTGTTCCGCCACCCCGCCGTGGCTTTGGCCGCCGTTGTGGCGATGGAGGATGCCAAATGGGGCGAGGTGCCCTGCGCCTTTGTCGAGCTGCGCGAAGGGGCAAGCGCGACCGAGGCCGAGATCATCGCCTTTTGCCGCGAGCGCCTTGCCGGGTTCAAATGCCCCAAAGCCGTGCGGTTCGAGGAATTGCCGAAAACCAGCACCGGAAAGATCCAGAAATTTCAATTGCGGGCGCGGCTAAGTGCCTGA
- the acuI gene encoding acryloyl-CoA reductase, with product MSFRALRVDKNDDGKTSAAVVEMALSDLPEAEVTVAVEYSTVNYKDGLCIGPGGGLVRNYPHIPGIDFAGTVETSSDARYKPGDKVVLTGWRVGEAHWGGYSQRARVKADWLVPLPDGLSAKQAMAVGTAGFTAMLAVMALEAHGLKPGRGPVLVTGAAGGVGSVATAILANLGYEVAGVTGRPETAEYLRGLGAARIVARAELNETTKRPLEGETWAGCVDAVGGAMLARVLGQMKYGASVAAVGLAGGAALPATVIPFLLRGVNLLGIDSVMQPYDNRLAAWRRIATDLPMDKLEAMIVPATLGDLPRLGAEILQGQVRGRVVVDVNA from the coding sequence ATGAGCTTTAGGGCCCTGCGGGTAGACAAGAACGACGATGGCAAGACATCGGCTGCGGTTGTGGAGATGGCGTTGAGCGACCTGCCCGAGGCCGAGGTGACGGTGGCGGTGGAATATTCCACGGTGAATTACAAAGACGGTTTGTGCATTGGCCCCGGCGGCGGGCTGGTGCGCAACTACCCCCATATTCCGGGCATTGATTTTGCAGGCACGGTCGAGACCAGTTCCGATGCGCGCTATAAGCCCGGCGACAAGGTCGTGCTGACCGGCTGGCGCGTGGGCGAGGCGCATTGGGGCGGTTACAGCCAGCGCGCGCGGGTAAAGGCCGACTGGCTGGTGCCCCTGCCCGACGGGCTGAGCGCCAAGCAGGCAATGGCGGTGGGCACGGCCGGGTTTACGGCCATGCTGGCGGTGATGGCGCTGGAAGCGCATGGGCTGAAACCGGGGCGCGGGCCGGTGCTTGTGACCGGGGCTGCGGGCGGTGTCGGCTCGGTCGCGACGGCGATTCTGGCCAATCTGGGCTATGAGGTGGCGGGTGTGACCGGACGGCCCGAAACGGCTGAGTATCTGCGCGGGCTCGGGGCGGCCCGGATTGTGGCGCGTGCGGAGCTGAACGAAACCACCAAGCGCCCGCTGGAGGGTGAAACATGGGCCGGCTGTGTAGACGCCGTTGGCGGGGCGATGCTGGCGCGCGTGCTGGGGCAGATGAAATATGGCGCGAGCGTTGCGGCGGTGGGCCTTGCCGGGGGGGCGGCCCTGCCCGCCACGGTCATTCCCTTCCTGCTGCGCGGCGTGAACCTTTTGGGCATAGATAGCGTGATGCAACCCTATGACAACCGCCTGGCGGCCTGGAGGCGCATAGCGACGGACCTGCCGATGGACAAGCTCGAAGCGATGATCGTGCCGGCAACTCTGGGCGACCTGCCCAGGCTTGGCGCCGAAATTCTGCAAGGGCAGGTGCGGGGCCGCGTGGTGGTTGATGTGAACGCCTGA
- a CDS encoding SAM-dependent methyltransferase — translation MNEITTTQGQRNLPRYFATMFAMLGGLKQGAVRFTLPDGRVFRAEGQAAGDMGEIIVRRGSMFARIARDGQLGVSESYMDGDWDSPDLLRLLDVLMPSNEAFAGQMRGVGLVRSYERLRHWLRGNSRSQAQRNIAHHYDLGNEFYSQWLDESMTYSSALFATPQDSLADAQRAKYAAICDGLNLRQGDNLLEIGCGWGGFAEYAARERGAKVTGLTISRAQHDFAAARMQRLGLNDRVEIVLRDYRDARGQYDGIASIEMFEAVGEPYWPAYFDTVKERLKHGARAALQIITIRDDLFDHYRKHVDFIQKYIFPGGMLPSPHALAQQTAQAGLQAVKSFDFAPSYSRTLRLWMAEFNAKWEGIRQLGFDERFRRMWNFYLASCAAGFAGRQIGVVQNTYQRA, via the coding sequence ATGAACGAGATCACCACAACCCAGGGGCAGCGCAACCTGCCGCGCTATTTTGCAACCATGTTCGCCATGCTGGGCGGGCTGAAACAGGGCGCGGTGCGCTTTACCCTGCCCGATGGCCGCGTGTTTCGTGCCGAAGGCCAGGCAGCGGGCGATATGGGCGAGATCATCGTGCGCCGTGGTTCGATGTTTGCGCGCATCGCGCGCGACGGGCAATTGGGCGTGTCAGAAAGCTATATGGATGGCGACTGGGACAGCCCGGATCTGCTGCGCCTGCTCGATGTGCTGATGCCCAGCAACGAGGCTTTTGCCGGCCAGATGCGCGGCGTGGGGCTGGTGCGCAGCTATGAGCGGTTGCGCCACTGGCTGCGCGGCAATTCGCGCAGCCAGGCGCAGCGCAATATCGCGCATCACTATGATTTGGGGAATGAATTTTACAGCCAGTGGCTGGATGAGAGCATGACCTATTCCAGCGCGCTGTTCGCCACGCCGCAAGACAGCCTTGCCGATGCGCAGCGCGCCAAATATGCCGCCATTTGCGACGGGCTGAATCTGCGCCAGGGCGATAACTTGCTGGAAATTGGCTGCGGCTGGGGCGGCTTTGCGGAATATGCGGCGCGCGAGCGTGGCGCGAAGGTGACAGGGCTGACGATTTCGCGCGCCCAGCATGATTTTGCCGCCGCGCGAATGCAGCGACTGGGGCTGAATGACCGGGTGGAGATTGTGTTGCGCGACTATCGCGATGCGCGCGGGCAATATGATGGCATTGCCTCGATCGAAATGTTCGAGGCCGTGGGCGAACCCTATTGGCCCGCCTATTTCGACACCGTGAAAGAGCGGCTCAAACACGGCGCGCGCGCGGCGCTGCAAATTATCACCATCCGCGATGATCTGTTTGACCATTACCGCAAACATGTTGATTTCATTCAGAAATACATCTTCCCCGGCGGGATGCTCCCCTCGCCGCACGCGCTGGCGCAGCAAACCGCGCAGGCAGGGTTGCAGGCGGTGAAAAGCTTTGACTTTGCACCAAGCTATTCGCGCACATTGCGGCTATGGATGGCCGAGTTCAACGCCAAATGGGAGGGCATCCGCCAGCTTGGCTTTGACGAGCGGTTCCGCCGGATGTGGAATTTCTACCTTGCCTCATGTGCCGCGGGCTTTGCGGGGCGGCAGATTGGCGTGGTGCAGAACACCTATCAGCGGGCCTAG
- a CDS encoding DUF6134 family protein codes for MGSAMVFSRRDFLKTGGAAGALALSSPTAIWAAASARRDFVIKIGRREIGASTVSLRRQGSSIVADVSANLDISILGLLNFSYDLQARETWQGGRLQNLEATTNNDGSAEFANASATNGGVQVNGSRYSGLVPGNPATSSFFAADFLTRPVWISTQDGRPLNIRAGNAGPMTLETAAGPTNVTRYTVRGDMEIDLFYTERGEWVGSQRSLAGQRVSFLARPGAGSLMSVWLG; via the coding sequence ATGGGTAGTGCAATGGTGTTTTCGCGGCGTGATTTTCTGAAAACCGGCGGGGCGGCTGGCGCGCTTGCCCTGAGCAGCCCGACCGCGATCTGGGCGGCCGCCAGCGCGCGGCGCGATTTCGTGATCAAGATCGGGCGTCGCGAAATTGGGGCCAGCACGGTCAGCCTGCGCCGGCAGGGCAGCAGCATCGTCGCCGATGTCAGCGCCAATCTCGATATTTCCATCCTTGGCCTGCTCAATTTCAGCTATGATTTGCAGGCGCGCGAAACCTGGCAGGGTGGCCGTTTGCAGAACCTCGAAGCCACCACCAATAACGATGGCAGTGCAGAATTCGCCAATGCCAGCGCCACAAATGGCGGTGTGCAGGTGAACGGCTCGCGCTATTCGGGGCTTGTGCCGGGCAACCCCGCGACCTCCAGCTTTTTTGCGGCCGATTTTCTCACCCGCCCGGTGTGGATTTCCACGCAAGATGGCCGGCCTTTGAACATCCGCGCCGGCAATGCCGGCCCGATGACGCTTGAAACCGCCGCCGGCCCCACCAATGTCACCCGTTACACCGTGCGCGGCGATATGGAGATAGACCTGTTTTATACCGAGCGCGGCGAATGGGTCGGCAGCCAGCGCAGCCTTGCCGGCCAGCGCGTCAGCTTTCTGGCGCGTCCGGGTGCAGGGTCGTTGATGTCGGTCTGGCTGGGCTAG
- a CDS encoding NUDIX domain-containing protein has translation MRNLFFYGTLRDADVLAMVLGPERATLTPAVLDDHVAMAVAGETFPIIHAKIGAQAHGLLAENLSDEAVERLNYFELGFGYELRSLAVRAGARVVQAQVYFCPPGLFATDGEWDFAHWGQRQKPLFLEAGAEFMAQYGRIPADRLEPFWAGMRVRALARIAGRATNAPAVLRKTHKDEVETIAMQRPYLGYFAMEEFELRLRKFNGEMSGPLRRAVFASGDAVTVLPYDAVRDSVLLVEQFRPGPFARQDPNPWCLEAIAGRMDADESPEATARREAVEEAGLVLGEMERMFGYYTSPGAVAEYITGFVAQVDLGKAGGYFGLEAEQEDIRALVVPFEAAHATIASGEANNAPLLLSLQWLAANRARLRRLWAGEQGSVA, from the coding sequence GTGCGGAACCTGTTTTTTTACGGCACATTGCGCGATGCCGATGTGCTGGCAATGGTTTTGGGCCCGGAACGCGCCACGCTGACGCCGGCCGTGCTGGATGACCATGTGGCAATGGCGGTCGCGGGCGAGACCTTTCCGATAATTCACGCGAAGATCGGCGCGCAAGCGCATGGTTTATTGGCAGAAAACCTGAGTGATGAAGCTGTTGAACGGCTGAATTATTTCGAGCTTGGCTTTGGCTATGAGCTGCGCAGCCTTGCCGTGCGCGCCGGTGCGCGGGTGGTGCAGGCGCAGGTTTATTTCTGCCCGCCCGGCCTGTTTGCAACCGATGGCGAATGGGATTTTGCCCATTGGGGCCAGCGCCAGAAGCCGCTGTTTCTGGAGGCGGGGGCCGAGTTCATGGCGCAATATGGGCGGATTCCGGCTGACAGGCTGGAGCCGTTCTGGGCGGGAATGCGCGTGCGCGCGCTGGCGCGCATTGCCGGGCGGGCCACGAATGCGCCAGCGGTTTTGCGCAAAACCCATAAGGACGAGGTGGAAACCATCGCCATGCAGCGCCCCTATCTGGGGTATTTCGCAATGGAGGAATTCGAGCTTCGATTGCGCAAATTCAACGGCGAGATGAGCGGGCCGCTGCGCCGCGCGGTGTTTGCCAGCGGCGATGCCGTTACCGTGCTGCCCTATGATGCGGTGCGCGATTCTGTGCTGCTGGTCGAACAATTCCGCCCCGGCCCCTTTGCGCGGCAAGACCCGAACCCCTGGTGCCTTGAGGCGATTGCCGGGCGTATGGATGCCGATGAAAGCCCCGAGGCAACCGCCCGGCGCGAGGCGGTTGAGGAGGCGGGGCTTGTTCTTGGTGAAATGGAGCGGATGTTTGGCTATTACACATCGCCCGGTGCGGTGGCGGAATATATTACCGGCTTCGTGGCGCAGGTCGATCTGGGCAAGGCGGGCGGCTATTTCGGGTTGGAGGCCGAGCAGGAGGATATTCGCGCGCTTGTGGTGCCGTTTGAGGCAGCCCATGCCACCATTGCCAGCGGCGAGGCGAATAACGCGCCGCTGCTGTTAAGCCTGCAATGGCTGGCGGCGAACCGCGCGCGGCTGCGCAGGCTCTGGGCCGGTGAACAAGGTAGTGTTGCTTGA